In one Diabrotica virgifera virgifera chromosome 7, PGI_DIABVI_V3a genomic region, the following are encoded:
- the LOC126888026 gene encoding uncharacterized protein LOC126888026, with translation MLVSRFETRSGPIFLSKFYNRLLIKAHCIVNIARTDSAVLTLVFMNIFIKSSVFVETDDISVEITDVEHDCKYNTQMLYNMQSLLIEINAKLDELSAYTQQSVEGPVENVLERSSKELPVDTQEELENLEQFLASSENYKSLVQYFAKMGGVNLYDFVKRCLRPVISDTMAMAYSFIGRKGKMNFSKLRLSKAVIESAERSGLQKTRKETEYAVALWLRKAKERYMKQM, from the exons ATGCTAGTTTCTAGATTTGAAACTAGGTCTGGTCCTATTTTTTTATCCAAGTTTTATAATAGACTTCTAATAAAAGCACATTGTATAGTGAACATTGCCCGCACAGACTCGGCAGTGCTGACTCTTGTATTTATGAACATATTTATCAAGTCTTCTGTTTTTGTAGAAACTGATGATATCTCAGTTGAAATAACGGATGTTGAACATGATTGCAAATACAATACACAAATGCTGTACAACATGCAGAGCCTGTTAATTGAGATCAATGCAAAACTTGATGAATTATCTGCATACACTCAACAATCAGTGGAAGGACCAGTAGAGAATGTTTTAGAAAGAAGTTCTAAAGAGCTACCAGTGGATACCCAAGAAGAATTAGAAAATCTGGAACAATTTTTGGCATCTAGCGAAAATTATAAATCTTTA gTCCAATATTTTGCCAAGATGGGAGGCGTTAATTTGTATGATTTTGTGAAAAGATGTTTGAGACCAGTAATATCAGACACAATGGCAATGGCCTATTCTTTTATAGGCAGAAAAGGGAAAATGAACTTTTCAAAGCTAAGGCTTTCGAAGGCAGTTATTG aatcagctgagagaagtggtttacaaaaaaccaggaaggagaCCGAATATGCTGTAGCCTTGTGGCTAAGAAAGGCGAAAGAGAGATACATGAAGCAAATGTGA